CAGCAACGGCGAGAGCCGCGAGCTGCGCGACGAGGTGGTGGAGCTGGGGACGCGGCACGGCATCGTGACGCCGTACACCTCCTTCCTGGCGCTGGAGCCCGGCGCGGGCGAGCGGCCGCCGGTCGTGCGCGGCATGCAGGACCTGGTGCCCCCGGAGCCCGTGCGACCGGGTGACTTCACGGGACAGGGGATGGCGGGCGGGGTCGCGCGGGGCGTCGAAACGGGTGTCGCCCAGAGCACCAACGCGCCTCCGCCGCCAGTCGTGGTGACCGGTGTCGGCGCGGTGCAGCAGAGCAAGAGGGCGCGCGCGCAGCAGGAAGTGGTCAGCCTGGAAGGAGTGTCCGTCAACAGCGCTGAGGGAGGCGCCGTGCGGCACGTGGGGGGCAAGACTTTCTACCTGCGCGCCGGCGTGTGGACCGATTCCGAGCTGAAGCCCGAGACGCGGCTCCCCGAGACCACGCTGCGCTTCGGGAGCGACGAGTACTTCGACCTGCTCCGCGGCAAACCGGCATTGGCCCGCTTCTTCTCGCTCGGCGAGCGGGTGGCGGTCGTCTGGGACGGGCGCGTGTACCGCACCACGGGCGAGCCGTCGCGGTAAAAACAGCAGGCTCACGCGGAGGCGCGGAGGCGCGGAGAGATCCGCGCCTCCGCTGTTTTTCGTGTGAAGAAACAGGGGTGTTGACAATATCCGTCGCAACGACTATTGTTGTGCAGAGAGAGCGGGGAACGGCGACGCGGGAGGGGACGATGGCGGGGCGCATCCAGTCGGAGATCCAGCAGACGAAGCCGATCGGGAGCCTGGAGGAAGAGGCGTTCCTGAACGTGCAGCGCACCGCCAACGTGCTGTCGCAGTCGATGGCCGAGCTGCTCAAGGAGCACGACCTCACGCAGACGCAGTACAACGTCCTCCGCATCCTGCGGGGAGCGGGAACGGCCGGGCTGACCGCGGGCGAGATCGGCGAGCGGATGATCACCCGCGATCCGGACGTCACCCGGCTGCTGGACAGGCT
Above is a genomic segment from Longimicrobium sp. containing:
- a CDS encoding MarR family transcriptional regulator, with the translated sequence MAGRIQSEIQQTKPIGSLEEEAFLNVQRTANVLSQSMAELLKEHDLTQTQYNVLRILRGAGTAGLTAGEIGERMITRDPDVTRLLDRLERRGLVERWRCTHDRRVVWTRITAEGAGTIAPLDAPVDELHTKLLRHMGDDRLRTLIELLEEARDTSPD